DNA from Equus asinus isolate D_3611 breed Donkey chromosome 22, EquAss-T2T_v2, whole genome shotgun sequence:
TTTGCAGCGCTGATTGCACGAACAGCAAAAGACATTGATGTTTTGATAGATTCCTTACCGAGTGAAGAATCTACAGCTGCTTTACAGGtaaaaatctcttttccttttcaaattttgcTGGTAGagaattttgaattaaaaaagattGCTTAAATaccttttgttataatatttaaagttaccttaaaattaaattttattttatttttttaaattttttttaaagattttatttttcctttttctcccaaagcccccgagtacatagttgtgtatttttagttgtggatctttctagttgtggcatgtgggatgccgcctcagcatggcttgatgagcaatgtcatgtctgcacccaggattcgaactggcgaaaccctgggccaccgaagtggagtgcccgaactcagccacggggctggcccccaaaattaaattttgaaataggCGTTTTCTTGTGAACTAGTGTTGTCTGTTAAAGACTGCATTGAATATACATAGTTGTCCAATTTTGAGTTATAAGAGAACTTCCTGCTTTCCTCAGTTTGGCTCTTTTCCTAgcaaagaaggagaggagggtgACATTCTGGATGTGGAGTAAATTAGTCGTATCCAAAAGCAGTGTGGAAGGAAGTCACATATAGACATCCTGAGATCTCTAAttcaaaattcattcttttaaatagtTCATACAGGGAAAACTCTTAAAAGTTATCTGATTTTAGAATTTCTGCCACTGGAAAGTCTTATCACAATGGTTGCATAGTCATCCagacttgaaaataaaaacttatactgcagtttctttccttcttaactCTTAATTAATCTTCAAGTTTTtgatttctcaaaagatttttaaatttctgtcttATAATAAAGGCTGCCAGCTTGTATAAGCTAGAAGAAGAAAACCATGAAGCTGCTACATGCCTGGAGGATGTTGTTTATCGAGGGGACATGCTTCTGGAAAAGATACAAAGTGCACTTGCTGATATCGCGCAGTCCCAGCTGAAGACGAGAAGTGGTACCCATAGCCAGTCTCTTCCAGACTCATAGTGCCAGTGTTTACCATGTGGCTGAGAAAAGAACTATTTTGATGCCAATAAGAATTCTGCATCAGAGTTAGATGTAAGCCTTACCAACAGTTACAGAAACATTCAGCACTATGACACACGTTatctttttaactatttttaatagtCTTCTATTTTCACTCTTGATAAATAAGCTTGTAAAATTGTGATTGAACCAGTTTAAACTGGTCATTATACCATCATTTTTTATTATCTGAATGAAATTATTGAGGCAAATCTTGCATTAATGGTCATATAATTAAACAGATGTACTATAAAATTCTGTTGTGACataatttctatctttatttttgtcatatttctGCAGTCTTTTTACAAATCAAAACATTCCTCAAGCCAGAGGAGAGGTGGTGAGTGCAGAGATATGGGACATTTCAATTTAGGTTGGTGTCCTTCTGCCCGTTTAGAGGTGACATTGTATAGATTTGGAGCTTGAGCAGCAAAGTTTCTGAAACtgtgttgcttttatttttttattttattttttgaggaagattacccctgagctaacgtccatggcgaatcatcctctttttgctgaggaagactcgccctgagctaacatccatgcccatcttcctctactttatatgtgggacgcctctcacagcatggcttgccaagcagttccatgttcccacctgggatctgaactggcaaaccccgggtcgccaaagcagaacatgtgaacttactACTGgcccaccgggccggcctctgaAACTGTGTTGCttttaagaaacagaaggagGGTTAATGTGGCCATACAAGAGATTaggtcaccttttttttttttaagaaacattcttttctttgtgtgtgtatgaggaagattggccctgagctaacatctgttgccagtcttcctctttttgcttgaggaagactgtcgctgagctaacatctgtgccagtcttctttcattttgtatgtgggataccatctcagcatggcttgatgagtgtgtgtaggtctgcacccaggatccaaacctgtgaaccctgggcagctgaagtggagtgcgtgaagtcaaccactacaccactgggctggcccctaagtcaCTTTTATGGAAACTTTCCTCTTTGCAGAACCTCATACACATTCTAGTTCATCTTCACATTTGTTTCTACCAAGAAATCTTCTTTGGAGTTCCCATGCTATTGTGAGAGAATTTTCCTTCATCctgaactatttttattatttatttatttatttattttcctgggaaagatttgctctgagctaacatctgttgccaatcttcctctctctctttttttcctccccaagtcctagtacatagttgtgtttttcagttataagtccttctggttcttccatgtgagctacccccacagcatggctgctgacagaggagtggtgtggttctgcacctgggaaccaaacccaggctgctgaagcagagcgtgccgacctttaactgctaggccatcagggctggctccatccTAAACTGTTTTTACCCACATCTTTTCACctgctttttttcatttgtcttcttaCTTTTCATGATGAAGTATGTTTCCTAAGTCATTGAGTCCTTCTCATTCTTATTTATCTGAAGATTCTGTCTTGTGATCTTGTTAACCtctcaaccttttttttaaattagtatttacttttttaattgaagtaacattgatttataacattttataaatttcaggtatatgtCATGATATTTCTACTTCTATATaaactgcatcatgttcaccaccaaaagtctagttgccgtcTGTCACTGCAAACAcatgcctctttaccccttttgccctccctgctTACCTCCtggaaccaccaatctgttttccataTCTACATGTTTATCTTCGACATATGAgcgaaatcatacagtatttgtctgtctctgtctgacttatttcacttagtgtaatacccCCAAGTTTCGTCCATATTCTCACAAAGggcaaatttcatctttttttttttttttttaatggctgagtattcctttgtatacatatacgacatcttctttatccattcatccgtcactgggcacttaagttgtttctaagtcttgggAATTGTGAATAATGtgtgatgaacatagaggtgcatatattttttcaaattagtgttttcatgttctttgtgtaaatatccagaagtggaatagctggatcgtatgttattttctttaatttttgaggaatctccttactgttttccatagtggctacgccaatttaccttcccaccagcagtgtatgagggttcccttttctccacacaatctccaacacttgttatttcttgtccttttaataatagacattctgatgggtgtgaggggatatctcatagttttgatttgcatttccctagtaattagtgatgttgaacatcttttcatgtgttggccatctgtgtatgttcttcggaaaaatgtctcttcgtatcctctgcccattttttgatcaggttgttttgttgttgagttgtatgaattcttcatatattttggatattaaccccttatcagatatatagtttgcaaatatcttctcccaactgttaggttgtcttttcgttttgttgatggtttcctttgacaTGCAGaaacttttagtttgatgtagtcccatttgtttattttttcttttgtttcccttgacccAGGAGATGTATTCAAAAacatactgctaagactgatgtcaactacctatgttatcttccaggagttttatggtttcaggtcttacattcaagtctttaatccattttgagttaatttttgtgtatggtgtaaataACAGTCTGCTTTCGTTCTTTTGTAtttggctgtctagttttcccaacaccgtttattgaagagattgtcctttctccattgtgttcttgcctcctttttcaaaaattagctgtccataagtATGTGGGTTAATTTCctggctcttaattctgttccattgatctgtgtgtctgtttttatgccagtatcctgctgttttgattaccatagctttgtaatatattttgaagtcagggagtgtgatacctccagctttgttcctttttctcaggattgctttacctattcagggtctttgttgttccatataaactttagggttctttgttctttttctgtgaaaaatgttgagATTCTGATAGGGATGGCATTggatctgtggattgctttaggtaatatggacatttttaactatgttaattcttcccatccatgaacacagaatatctttccatttctttgtgccttcttcagtttcttttaacagtgttttatagttttcagtgtacaggtctttcacctgctaagtttattccttggtattttattcttccagttgtgattgtaaatgggattgtattcttgctttctctttctgctagttcgttgttagtgtttggaaacacaactgatttttgtatgttgattttgtaccccacaactttactgtatttgttaattatttctaatagttttttggtgaattttttagagttttctatatataaaatcatatcatccgCATGTAGTGACGGTTTTACTTCTAACTTTCCAagttagattccttttatttccgtttcctgcttaattgctctggctaggacttctaatgctatgttgaataagagtggttaGAGTGGCTATCCTTGTCtcgttcttgttcttagagggatagcattcagtttttcactgtaaCCTCTCAGCCTTTTTTGCTGCATTCTAATCTGACCAGAACGTCAGTTACTTCAGTATCATTTTCTCCATTCCACCTTAGTTTGTTCTTGCTAACATTTGTGTCAGCATTATCAAGCATGATTACACACCCAGCTCTTAGATCTCCTTGAATCCACTGATGATGTCCACTAGAAAGCTGGAGTTGAAATATGATCCACCTTGTAACTGGTTCTATCTCCTGAGGCTATATTTTTCAGAATATCCTGAGCTACTCTTCCTGCAGTCTGTTACTGTCCAGGGTTTAAGAAAGTGCAAGAACAATACAGAAGTCAGATTCTGCCTGTTATTCCCGTCATAATCAAGCCCTTCCACAGTTCTTGAAAAATACTGCTTACAGGCACATTTTAATTCCGATAATACGATTTAGAGAATTATTAACTTTTGAAATTATGTTAAATGTTATCCATGCtagtagatatttaaaatgttaggTTTTAAATGTCTACTGACCACTGACAATTTACTTAAACCCTGTGCTCCTGGAAAACAGTAATAGTTAAGAAATCACTCCATCCTATTGTATTCTAGGAAATGGCTTACTGCAAGGAACCACCTTTCCCCATATAGCTAAGATCAGATCTTGGGATGACCTCTTTGTTTACCTATGACAAAGCCAGACCCAGGTCCTCCAAATTCCCATTCTTTGTCTCATAAATAATTAGTTGAACTGTTTGTCCCCCCAGACCAATCTGGACAAGTTGCTCTCTAACTTAACTTGGTCAAACTTCAGGCTTCTCCCCAACAGGCCTCTGAACTCTAATCCCCCCTCAGCCTGAGCCAGCACTGGAACATGGAATAGTTCCTCCTCAACACCACCGCCTGGAAATAGGCTAACTACAAAGAAAGACATTCCGTGAGGAACTGTCCCAGTATGTCACCTGCTCATCTCACTCCCTCCCACTCAGATTTTTCTACCCTTGTTTACTCCTtcctataaaaaaacaaaaaaacctaccTTTTCTCACCTGATCTTTAAGATGCTTGCAGATCTTATGGTCAGAGCATTCTCCCTATTGCTGCAGTCTCCCTAGCCCTGTTGCAATAGTTCCTCtctccctattgcaatagtcttttCAAATAATGTCTTTCTGTACTTAAGACAGGAGTTGTTTTAACTTGACACCTCACATGTGTAGGAAAAAGCC
Protein-coding regions in this window:
- the MED21 gene encoding mediator of RNA polymerase II transcription subunit 21 isoform X1 produces the protein MADRLTQLQDAVNSLADQFCNAIGVLQQCGPPASFSNIQTAINKDQPANPTEEYAQLFAALIARTAKDIDVLIDSLPSEESTAALQAASLYKLEEENHEAATCLEDVVYRGDMLLEKIQSALADIAQSQLKTRSGTHSQSLPDS